One Echinicola strongylocentroti DNA window includes the following coding sequences:
- a CDS encoding glycosyltransferase family 4 protein yields MKLLYLSGAPRVSTQLKADAGGARAHILGVINGFRSLNWDVSEFIVGNRIMKSGHKTDFQKSLSKSYFKRLAADLIRITYGAYNNRISYKMHHQVDCVYERLGAFQLMGMKFRKNGVPWILETNSVLYEEAKNDRKSIILSGICKKMEAKAYHSCDYLVCVTDELKTMVLEHFDIDPGKILVVPNGVDTDRFDPESVSPIREHDDFTVGFVGSMIAWCGVDVLIRAVDILKEEIPIKVTVVGDGLKKNEWENDCANAGLGDTITFVGRKPWNQIPSYIGGFDVCYSGQVATHSGKMYHSPLKIYEYLSMGKPVLAARFQDASKMIQDQQNGFCFKSGDVNDLVEKIRLAYELFKKGKFDPDLIREPVVQSHSWKSRIEFILKETKTLN; encoded by the coding sequence ATGAAATTACTTTACTTGTCAGGAGCTCCCAGGGTATCTACACAGCTAAAAGCCGATGCTGGAGGAGCCAGGGCCCATATTCTCGGTGTGATCAATGGGTTCAGGTCACTTAACTGGGATGTTTCGGAATTTATCGTCGGAAACAGGATCATGAAAAGCGGGCATAAAACCGATTTTCAAAAAAGCCTTTCCAAGAGCTATTTCAAACGATTGGCAGCAGACTTGATCCGGATAACCTACGGCGCCTATAATAATCGAATTTCCTACAAAATGCACCATCAAGTAGATTGTGTCTATGAGCGTTTAGGCGCTTTTCAACTGATGGGAATGAAGTTTCGAAAAAACGGGGTGCCATGGATCCTAGAAACCAACAGTGTCCTTTACGAAGAGGCCAAAAACGATCGCAAGAGCATTATCCTTTCAGGAATTTGTAAAAAAATGGAAGCCAAGGCTTATCACTCCTGTGACTATCTGGTCTGTGTCACTGACGAGCTGAAAACCATGGTGCTGGAACATTTTGATATCGACCCAGGCAAAATACTGGTGGTCCCCAATGGAGTGGATACAGATCGTTTTGACCCGGAAAGTGTGAGTCCTATCCGTGAACACGATGACTTTACCGTGGGATTTGTGGGGTCTATGATTGCTTGGTGCGGGGTGGATGTGCTGATCAGGGCGGTGGATATCTTGAAGGAAGAAATACCCATCAAAGTCACCGTCGTAGGGGACGGACTGAAAAAAAATGAATGGGAAAATGACTGTGCCAATGCAGGTCTGGGAGATACTATCACATTTGTAGGTCGCAAGCCGTGGAACCAAATCCCCAGCTATATAGGAGGGTTCGATGTGTGCTATTCCGGACAAGTAGCAACTCATTCTGGTAAGATGTACCATTCTCCATTAAAAATATACGAGTACCTGTCCATGGGCAAACCGGTCCTAGCGGCCAGGTTTCAGGATGCTTCCAAAATGATACAGGATCAGCAAAATGGGTTTTGCTTCAAATCAGGAGACGTCAATGACCTCGTGGAGAAAATTCGTCTTGCTTACGAACTTTTTAAAAAGGGGAAATTTGACCCTGATCTTATCCGTGAACCAGTGGTACAATCCCACAGCTGGAAGTCGCGGATCGAATTTATTCTGAAAGAAACTAAAACACTCAACTGA
- a CDS encoding polysaccharide pyruvyl transferase family protein, with translation MVKKVTTYFQGNTQFENTGDVLINKSLIEIFRKYGKVVINDQKLPEYYKVALELKTAEKSTFAKGSFYKQLFLKAWESMFKKDQKVVMVAGPPGHIFGNSTKKILKNFEYTVFLILLTMLGVRIVRMGFSMGPIGKQQALSERIRAWFTHHYLVRDSISLDLAHSIGIPKAQFFPDLAWTYHANGVDLSKTKKEEIIFSFRDGIYKDDDGNRYRDALMERLMFIIDRLKDQYRLKVTYQVLGDYTFCKELHGMLVEKGYKVEFDEEQITLKTAGKAYKNGVAIITNRLHGALLAAKYNVLPLVLTDIDKHLKIKGIYHDAGIDNLLLEASDSNETLLDKVVHLLEQREPILQQLASIEKRYHDLTMESMDKVMM, from the coding sequence ATGGTAAAAAAAGTCACTACTTACTTTCAGGGCAATACACAGTTTGAGAATACTGGGGATGTGCTCATTAACAAATCGTTGATAGAAATCTTCCGGAAGTATGGGAAGGTGGTCATCAATGACCAAAAGCTACCGGAGTATTATAAAGTCGCCCTAGAGCTCAAAACGGCCGAAAAAAGTACTTTTGCCAAGGGAAGCTTTTATAAACAGCTGTTCCTAAAGGCTTGGGAGAGCATGTTCAAAAAGGACCAAAAAGTGGTGATGGTAGCAGGACCTCCCGGTCATATTTTTGGCAATTCAACAAAAAAAATCCTTAAAAATTTTGAGTACACTGTTTTTTTGATCCTACTGACGATGCTGGGAGTGCGGATAGTGAGAATGGGGTTTTCGATGGGGCCTATAGGCAAGCAACAGGCCTTGAGCGAGCGAATCAGGGCTTGGTTTACCCATCATTATTTGGTAAGGGACTCCATTTCCCTGGATTTGGCACACTCGATAGGGATCCCAAAGGCACAGTTCTTTCCTGATCTGGCATGGACCTACCATGCCAATGGGGTGGACCTATCCAAAACCAAGAAAGAAGAAATCATCTTTAGTTTTAGGGATGGCATCTATAAGGATGACGATGGCAATCGCTACAGGGATGCCCTTATGGAGCGGCTGATGTTTATCATCGACCGCTTGAAAGACCAGTATCGCCTGAAGGTCACCTATCAGGTTTTGGGAGACTATACTTTTTGCAAGGAACTGCATGGGATGCTTGTCGAGAAAGGTTACAAAGTAGAATTCGATGAAGAGCAAATCACCTTGAAAACAGCAGGAAAAGCCTATAAAAATGGGGTTGCGATCATCACCAATAGGCTCCACGGCGCACTGCTTGCTGCCAAATACAATGTGCTGCCATTGGTATTGACGGATATTGACAAGCACCTAAAAATAAAAGGGATATATCACGATGCTGGTATTGACAATTTGCTGTTGGAAGCCAGCGACAGCAATGAAACACTGCTAGATAAAGTGGTTCACCTTTTGGAGCAACGGGAGCCAATTCTTCAGCAATTGGCATCCATAGAGAAGCGTTACCATGACTTGACCATGGAAAGCATGGACAAGGTGATGATGTAA
- a CDS encoding O-antigen ligase family protein: MNKVVLIAIVLYALGKWAYLNWQGKRSNHMLTSFFVLMLAFDFGTSFHSFLTKTNYEGTMVDRLGVFGNSLWISLSTFVIPIGFFLGYQRFPVLKLKDYKWELVVLVMSLIAIFNPMNPYPKSVLIFLCYALQVFLAVNYIKGNFTQGEVLKGVYDGLMVITVLQTVLVIMYPLLGIEAALTFFKGEDMIDYALKREGYTSAVGIFGHPGTLALFSLITAIFFLSAYLNGFKKQFSLYCFLANVFIILLTFSRTTYVTSAIIIGIVLISFYSKKSLFSIKNVILASTVFATFLGILYLTPLSELFLASDFENQIEVRFSSWFMGYDIWSRAKLLGVGINAHVYYMGHFIRVTQDLAVVEFITTNPIHNIHLIVLAETGIVGIVLWLSFFGSKISSHTKLLKTNNIVVNVFSLATIGILISIFIYGFFGWAPLKREMITLTFLIGQVHVFKTYSHRSVQNYKVQQPEFTQQLVN, translated from the coding sequence ATGAATAAAGTAGTTTTAATAGCTATTGTCCTGTATGCCCTCGGTAAATGGGCATACCTCAACTGGCAGGGAAAACGGTCCAATCACATGTTGACCAGCTTTTTTGTGTTGATGCTGGCGTTTGATTTTGGGACTTCGTTCCATTCGTTTTTGACCAAGACGAATTATGAAGGAACGATGGTAGACCGGCTGGGGGTGTTTGGTAATTCCCTTTGGATTTCCCTTTCCACTTTCGTTATACCAATAGGTTTTTTCTTAGGCTATCAGCGTTTTCCGGTGCTTAAACTGAAAGATTATAAGTGGGAGCTGGTTGTTTTGGTAATGAGCCTTATAGCGATTTTTAATCCTATGAATCCTTACCCAAAGTCCGTGTTGATTTTTCTGTGCTATGCCCTTCAAGTTTTTCTTGCGGTCAATTATATCAAGGGCAATTTTACCCAGGGAGAGGTGTTAAAGGGCGTTTATGACGGGTTGATGGTGATTACCGTTTTGCAGACGGTGTTGGTAATCATGTATCCGCTCTTGGGTATAGAGGCAGCGTTGACCTTTTTTAAAGGGGAAGACATGATCGATTATGCATTGAAAAGGGAAGGGTATACCTCAGCTGTTGGGATTTTTGGCCATCCGGGTACCTTGGCGCTGTTTTCATTGATAACGGCTATTTTCTTTCTTTCGGCTTACCTAAATGGCTTCAAAAAGCAATTTTCCCTCTATTGTTTTTTGGCTAACGTGTTTATTATTCTCTTGACTTTTTCAAGGACCACCTACGTGACCAGTGCCATTATTATCGGTATTGTGCTTATTTCCTTTTATTCCAAAAAGAGTCTCTTTTCCATAAAAAACGTCATTTTGGCTAGTACTGTATTTGCTACGTTCTTGGGTATCCTATACCTCACACCATTGAGTGAGTTGTTTTTAGCCAGTGATTTTGAGAACCAAATAGAGGTCCGGTTTTCATCTTGGTTTATGGGGTATGATATCTGGAGCCGCGCCAAGCTCCTAGGAGTGGGCATCAATGCACATGTGTATTATATGGGGCATTTTATCAGGGTCACTCAGGATTTGGCAGTGGTAGAGTTCATTACCACCAATCCCATTCATAATATTCATCTTATCGTACTGGCAGAGACTGGGATAGTAGGCATAGTGCTATGGTTGTCCTTTTTTGGCAGCAAGATATCCAGTCATACCAAACTGTTGAAAACCAATAATATTGTAGTTAATGTCTTCAGCCTTGCCACCATAGGTATCCTGATTTCTATATTTATCTATGGTTTTTTTGGATGGGCTCCGCTAAAAAGGGAAATGATCACGTTGACCTTTCTTATTGGTCAGGTGCATGTTTTTAAAACTTATAGTCATCGTTCTGTACAAAATTACAAGGTACAACAGCCTGAATTCACACAGCAACTAGTCAACTAA
- a CDS encoding glycosyltransferase, which translates to MEANKMKELVLITKRFPFFKTEAFLESEIKILAKAFDKVTIFPYEVDSYCRNVPDNVVVDCSFSTLYQKKKSRAVKTLLSGELAKAISVHWAMIRSAKDLNMLLKFVSNARAYSHFFSIQSERINQADLVYTYWFNEATYAFLKLKDAGIITPKVVTRGHRFDIYENQPTTRRFWPYRKYCLGQIGTVYSISDDGKQYLEKNYGHDTDIKIARLGVYDHQRVAKKSVPGDVCIVSVSRVAPMKRVDFIKKAIVQYALQHPEKRIKWTHFGDGEGWSALSDSEGVPTNMTLDLKGNVKNETIYAHYAQHSVDLFTNLSSSEGIPVSIMEAISFGIPVVATKVGGTGEIVGDSTGKLLPDHPTIEEVVTAYEEVLDGAFQAAQVRGFFNKYYNAEKNYAHFSSDLSGLNSPKKHLQPS; encoded by the coding sequence ATGGAAGCAAACAAGATGAAAGAGTTGGTATTGATCACCAAGAGGTTTCCGTTCTTTAAGACGGAAGCATTTTTGGAAAGTGAAATCAAGATATTGGCAAAGGCCTTTGATAAGGTGACCATTTTCCCCTATGAGGTGGACAGTTATTGCAGAAATGTACCTGACAATGTGGTGGTCGATTGTTCATTTTCAACATTGTACCAGAAGAAGAAAAGCAGGGCCGTAAAGACACTTTTGTCAGGTGAATTGGCGAAGGCTATTTCAGTACATTGGGCCATGATCAGGAGTGCGAAAGACCTGAATATGCTGTTGAAATTTGTGTCTAACGCTAGGGCTTATAGCCACTTTTTCAGCATCCAAAGCGAAAGGATAAACCAAGCAGACTTGGTGTATACCTACTGGTTTAACGAAGCCACTTATGCGTTTCTCAAGTTAAAAGATGCGGGGATAATTACCCCAAAGGTGGTGACAAGGGGCCATCGGTTTGATATTTATGAAAACCAGCCCACTACCCGTCGTTTTTGGCCGTACAGGAAGTATTGTTTGGGGCAGATAGGGACGGTTTATTCCATTTCCGATGATGGCAAACAGTATTTGGAAAAAAATTACGGACACGATACCGATATTAAGATAGCGCGCCTGGGGGTTTATGATCATCAAAGAGTGGCCAAAAAGTCCGTACCGGGAGATGTATGTATCGTTTCGGTATCCAGGGTAGCCCCAATGAAGCGAGTGGATTTTATCAAAAAAGCCATTGTCCAATATGCATTGCAGCATCCCGAAAAACGCATCAAATGGACACATTTTGGTGATGGCGAAGGATGGAGTGCACTATCGGACAGCGAGGGGGTACCTACAAACATGACCTTGGACCTTAAAGGCAATGTAAAAAATGAAACCATTTATGCCCATTATGCCCAGCATTCGGTGGATCTTTTTACCAACCTCAGCTCCTCGGAAGGCATTCCGGTGTCCATTATGGAGGCGATTTCATTTGGCATCCCAGTGGTGGCTACTAAAGTGGGAGGTACGGGGGAAATTGTCGGGGACTCGACCGGTAAGCTTTTACCGGACCACCCTACCATCGAGGAAGTGGTAACTGCCTATGAGGAGGTTTTGGACGGCGCTTTTCAGGCAGCGCAGGTTCGGGGATTTTTCAATAAGTATTACAATGCTGAAAAGAATTATGCCCATTTTTCCAGTGACCTCAGCGGGTTAAACAGTCCAAAAAAACACCTTCAACCATCCTGA
- a CDS encoding glycosyltransferase family 4 protein, which produces MKVVYITYPWFLDFSIEYIKELSKKVALHVFVLTSEGKLSSTIFHLNEIPDGNNKKSYSFAEMKASLKDAAIFESYIQDCKGVDFMFFPKKRVGLKAIERNRQLGKMINAIAPDVIHLDDLSIELFGLRLFAKAKKWVIDVHDPQPHSGEVDWRRKLIRTLMYPRANAFLTFSEHSKRTFQAVYGRKKPVHNLSLVPYSFYSKYTDTHHGLEAMANDYLLFIGRVSQYKGVDDLVDSFSEITDAYPGLKLVIAGKWKANFSIPEEMVNHENIVVINRFLENEEVAALIRGSLAVVCPYKDATQSGVVMTSFGLDKGVIVSNVGGLPETVFSESGMVYDRQKEGGLTEALTTYLNGAENGGVFRQRQEISADYNTTQLVKLYQAI; this is translated from the coding sequence ATGAAGGTTGTGTACATCACCTATCCTTGGTTTTTGGATTTTTCGATAGAGTATATCAAGGAACTCAGCAAAAAAGTAGCACTGCACGTGTTTGTGCTTACTTCTGAAGGCAAGCTTTCTTCTACGATCTTCCATCTCAATGAAATCCCTGATGGAAATAACAAAAAATCGTATTCTTTTGCTGAAATGAAGGCTTCTTTAAAAGATGCAGCGATTTTTGAATCTTACATTCAAGATTGCAAAGGGGTTGATTTTATGTTTTTCCCTAAGAAGAGAGTAGGATTGAAGGCGATAGAAAGAAACAGACAACTGGGAAAAATGATCAATGCCATAGCCCCTGATGTGATCCATCTTGATGATTTGTCCATTGAGCTATTTGGACTGCGGCTATTTGCGAAAGCCAAAAAATGGGTGATAGATGTACACGATCCCCAGCCGCATTCCGGAGAGGTCGATTGGCGGAGGAAGTTGATCAGAACACTGATGTATCCCCGAGCCAATGCTTTCCTGACTTTCTCCGAACATTCAAAGAGAACCTTCCAAGCTGTTTATGGCAGGAAGAAACCTGTACATAATCTTTCTTTGGTGCCTTATTCTTTTTATTCAAAGTATACTGATACCCATCACGGCTTGGAAGCTATGGCCAATGACTACCTGCTTTTTATAGGAAGGGTGTCTCAATATAAAGGAGTGGATGATCTTGTGGATAGTTTTAGTGAAATCACTGATGCGTATCCAGGGCTAAAACTGGTCATTGCGGGTAAATGGAAGGCCAATTTCTCCATTCCTGAAGAAATGGTAAACCATGAAAATATTGTCGTGATCAATCGGTTTTTGGAAAATGAGGAGGTGGCAGCATTGATCAGGGGGAGTTTGGCGGTAGTGTGTCCCTACAAAGATGCCACACAAAGTGGTGTGGTGATGACGTCGTTTGGTCTGGACAAAGGCGTCATTGTCTCTAATGTGGGAGGTCTGCCCGAAACAGTGTTTTCAGAAAGTGGGATGGTGTACGACCGGCAAAAGGAAGGTGGACTCACGGAAGCCTTGACAACATACCTGAATGGCGCGGAAAATGGGGGAGTCTTTCGACAAAGGCAAGAGATCTCTGCCGATTATAACACCACACAGCTTGTAAAACTTTATCAGGCAATTTGA
- a CDS encoding polysaccharide pyruvyl transferase family protein translates to MEYLYYKSAKGNFGDDLNGWLWPKLFGEEDLSDERAFLGIGTILYEENKHIIAAKDKKKVVFGTGVRPVHKQFPLDEQWDVRFLRGPLSSNHFNRQFKYISDAAYALKLLPEFEKICRITKKYKVSFIPYFKSESYFDWPAICKELGIHYITTHTDKGIEFTLREIAASQFIISEAMHGAILADIFRIPWKRFVLTTPYTEGERISEFKWTDWMNSLDIYRHDPLYLPLYKKGRFHEMVKRLTGGTVEASLLQKSKVRDQILHSLSQSDLDYELSSDQRANEIFSALNEEVERLQATLFKAVY, encoded by the coding sequence ATGGAATACCTGTACTACAAGTCTGCAAAAGGCAATTTTGGGGATGATTTAAACGGCTGGCTATGGCCAAAACTCTTTGGTGAAGAAGACTTATCGGATGAGCGGGCGTTTTTGGGAATAGGCACCATCTTGTATGAAGAAAACAAGCACATCATAGCTGCCAAGGATAAGAAAAAAGTAGTCTTCGGTACAGGTGTACGGCCTGTTCATAAGCAATTTCCCCTAGATGAGCAGTGGGATGTACGGTTTTTAAGAGGACCACTGTCTTCCAATCATTTCAACCGACAATTCAAGTATATTTCAGATGCAGCCTATGCGTTAAAACTTCTTCCGGAATTTGAGAAAATCTGCCGGATCACCAAGAAGTACAAGGTGAGCTTTATTCCATATTTTAAATCTGAGAGCTATTTTGACTGGCCGGCGATCTGCAAGGAGCTGGGCATCCATTACATTACGACCCATACCGATAAGGGGATTGAGTTTACGTTAAGGGAAATTGCAGCGTCCCAATTTATTATTTCTGAAGCGATGCATGGTGCGATATTGGCGGATATTTTCCGTATTCCATGGAAGCGTTTTGTACTGACTACTCCCTATACCGAAGGAGAACGTATTTCGGAATTTAAGTGGACGGATTGGATGAATTCCCTGGATATTTATAGACATGACCCCTTGTACCTGCCGCTTTACAAAAAAGGAAGGTTCCATGAGATGGTAAAACGCCTTACAGGAGGTACTGTCGAGGCCAGTTTATTACAGAAAAGCAAGGTGAGGGACCAGATTTTACATAGCCTTTCCCAAAGCGATCTCGATTATGAGCTATCGTCTGATCAGCGGGCCAATGAGATCTTTTCAGCATTAAATGAAGAGGTGGAGCGATTGCAAGCAACACTTTTTAAAGCCGTTTACTAA
- a CDS encoding MATE family efflux transporter, which yields MNAANRVVFNTGILYGRIIVTVCISLFTTRIVLDALGAEDYGIFNLIAGVIVMLSFLKNAMATSTQRFLSFFQGKNDKVMQAKIFWNSLFFHLILGVVILILLEIAGLFLFDGFLNIPLDKLDEAKTVYRFMAINVFFLILSVPYNGSLVAHENMIYVALINILEVLLKLAIAISLYHSADDKLVVYGLMMAGISSISFTGYALYCIRVYEECKLKNRQGIDKKMLKELGAYASWNLFGSLCSLGRTQGLAVILNLFFGAIINSAYAIANQVGGQLMFLSTTMLKSINPQIMKSEGNGDRKRMLRLALIASKFGFFLLSIVAVPFIFEMDNILAVWLKEVPDYAAIFCKMVLVGAIINQLTIGLQSAIQATGRIKAYQATVGSVLLLNLPLAFLLLKMGFAAYSVLAGYIVVEFIACCLRLYFLHLLAGLSVQRYLERVIYKEVVPLLVLMTICLLSINLFDFPFRFLLTITLAVLGTSVAIYLWGLCEDEREIVSKGILKIKQKVTKKKELALK from the coding sequence ATGAATGCAGCCAACAGGGTAGTTTTTAATACGGGGATATTGTATGGCCGGATCATAGTAACGGTATGCATATCGCTGTTTACCACACGCATAGTCCTTGATGCTTTGGGGGCAGAGGATTATGGGATATTTAACCTGATTGCTGGAGTAATAGTAATGCTTTCCTTCTTGAAAAACGCCATGGCTACGTCCACCCAGCGTTTTTTATCCTTCTTCCAAGGCAAAAACGACAAGGTAATGCAGGCCAAAATCTTTTGGAACAGCCTGTTCTTTCACCTGATTTTGGGTGTGGTCATTTTGATCTTGCTGGAAATAGCTGGGCTGTTCTTGTTTGATGGTTTTCTAAATATCCCCTTGGATAAGCTGGATGAGGCCAAAACGGTCTATCGCTTTATGGCCATCAATGTGTTCTTTTTGATTTTATCAGTGCCGTATAATGGCTCCCTCGTGGCGCATGAGAATATGATTTATGTGGCACTGATCAATATTTTGGAAGTCCTATTGAAGCTGGCCATTGCCATCTCACTGTACCATTCTGCCGATGATAAGCTGGTGGTGTACGGTTTAATGATGGCAGGCATCAGCAGCATCAGTTTTACAGGATATGCCTTGTACTGTATCAGGGTCTATGAGGAGTGTAAGCTGAAAAACCGTCAGGGTATTGACAAAAAAATGCTTAAAGAACTGGGCGCCTATGCCAGCTGGAACCTGTTCGGCTCATTGTGCAGCTTGGGTAGGACACAGGGGCTGGCCGTGATCTTGAACTTGTTCTTCGGGGCTATTATCAATTCGGCTTATGCCATTGCCAATCAAGTGGGAGGGCAGTTGATGTTTTTATCGACTACTATGCTGAAATCCATCAACCCCCAGATCATGAAAAGTGAGGGCAATGGAGATAGAAAAAGGATGCTGAGACTGGCTTTGATTGCCAGCAAGTTTGGCTTTTTTCTGCTGAGCATTGTTGCCGTTCCTTTCATTTTCGAAATGGACAATATACTGGCCGTATGGCTAAAAGAAGTCCCCGATTATGCTGCGATATTTTGCAAAATGGTCTTGGTAGGGGCTATCATCAATCAATTGACCATTGGTCTGCAATCCGCTATTCAGGCAACCGGTCGGATCAAGGCCTATCAAGCCACGGTGGGAAGTGTCCTGCTGCTAAACCTTCCCTTGGCTTTTTTGCTGTTGAAAATGGGCTTTGCTGCTTATTCCGTTTTGGCAGGATATATCGTGGTAGAATTCATCGCTTGTTGTCTGAGGTTATATTTCCTTCACCTTTTGGCAGGGCTCTCTGTGCAGCGATACCTGGAAAGGGTCATTTATAAGGAAGTAGTCCCATTGTTGGTGCTGATGACCATTTGTCTGCTTTCCATTAACCTTTTTGATTTCCCTTTCAGGTTTTTACTGACCATTACACTTGCTGTGTTAGGGACTTCTGTGGCCATTTATCTCTGGGGACTATGTGAGGACGAAAGGGAAATTGTCAGCAAGGGCATCTTGAAGATCAAACAAAAAGTAACTAAAAAAAAGGAACTAGCTCTTAAATAA
- a CDS encoding mannose-1-phosphate guanylyltransferase, giving the protein MSSVVNVVLSGGVGSRLWPLSRKSRPKQYLPIFEGETLFQRTVSRNLELVDEVLIVGNKDNFELSRADMGKLNIDQYSELVEAAPRNTAAAIAFAAFQCKEDDVLFVTPSDHLISPGAAYESAVDRAVTLAQEGNIVTFGLQPTHPETGYGYIETAGEEVLGFHEKPGPERANAFFKSGQFLWNSGMFCFRAGMFLEELRRYEPQIFDHSYGAFLSKKGIYLPQQESTKIPSLSVDYAVMERSEKIKVVPSAFDWSDMGSFEAIYDYLKEKGHYLDDAGNMVIGTEKHIEFTGLSDTLLIFTNDAVLALKKENSQEVKEVFQRLENERPELVL; this is encoded by the coding sequence ATGAGCAGTGTTGTTAATGTCGTCCTGTCCGGTGGGGTAGGCAGCCGCCTATGGCCGCTGTCCCGCAAAAGCCGCCCTAAGCAGTATTTGCCTATTTTTGAAGGAGAAACACTCTTTCAACGAACGGTTTCAAGGAACCTGGAGTTGGTCGATGAGGTCCTTATCGTGGGCAACAAAGATAATTTTGAACTGTCCAGAGCAGATATGGGGAAGCTGAACATCGACCAATACAGTGAATTGGTCGAAGCAGCTCCTAGAAATACCGCTGCAGCAATTGCCTTTGCTGCCTTTCAGTGTAAGGAGGATGATGTGCTTTTTGTGACACCGTCGGACCATTTAATATCTCCCGGAGCGGCATATGAATCTGCCGTAGACCGCGCAGTCACATTGGCCCAGGAGGGGAATATTGTTACGTTTGGCCTGCAGCCTACGCATCCGGAAACAGGCTATGGCTATATCGAAACGGCGGGAGAAGAAGTCTTGGGATTTCATGAAAAACCTGGACCGGAAAGGGCCAACGCTTTTTTCAAGAGCGGACAATTTTTGTGGAACTCAGGGATGTTTTGTTTTAGAGCAGGCATGTTCCTAGAGGAATTGAGACGGTATGAACCGCAGATTTTTGACCATTCCTATGGTGCTTTTTTGTCGAAGAAGGGGATATACCTACCTCAGCAGGAGTCGACCAAAATCCCTTCACTGTCGGTGGACTATGCGGTAATGGAGCGATCAGAGAAAATCAAAGTAGTACCATCGGCATTTGACTGGTCGGATATGGGGTCTTTTGAGGCCATTTATGACTATTTGAAAGAAAAGGGGCACTACCTCGATGATGCGGGCAATATGGTCATCGGTACGGAAAAGCACATCGAGTTTACCGGGCTGAGTGATACCCTTTTGATCTTTACAAATGATGCAGTGCTGGCCTTAAAAAAGGAAAACTCACAGGAGGTCAAAGAAGTCTTTCAACGCCTTGAAAACGAACGACCAGAACTGGTCTTATAA
- a CDS encoding UDP-glucuronic acid decarboxylase family protein yields MKRVLVTGGSGFLGSHLCDRLLKEGNEVLCADNLFTGRKSNIHHLLDEKNFEFLRHDITFPLYVEVDEIYNLACPASPVHYQFDPVQTAKTSVIGAINMLGLAKRLKVKILQASTSEVYGDPELHPQPESYKGSVNTTGIRACYDEGKRCAETLFFDYHRQHGVDIKVMRIFNTYGPRMHPNDGRVVSNFIVQALKGEDITIFGDGMQTRSFCYVEDLIEGMYRLMNSRDGFTGPVNIGNPGEFTMLELAEQILDLVGSSSRLKFLPLPQDDPMQRQPIIHMAKKELGWEPRIRLREGLIETINYFDKILQVPV; encoded by the coding sequence ATGAAAAGAGTTTTAGTGACTGGAGGATCGGGGTTTTTAGGGTCCCACCTCTGCGATAGGCTGTTAAAGGAAGGGAATGAAGTGCTCTGTGCAGACAACCTTTTCACAGGAAGGAAATCTAATATCCATCATTTGTTGGATGAGAAAAATTTCGAATTTCTCCGCCATGATATTACTTTTCCCCTGTATGTAGAGGTAGATGAGATCTATAACCTGGCATGTCCAGCGAGCCCCGTTCATTATCAATTTGATCCAGTCCAGACAGCCAAGACCTCTGTGATCGGTGCCATCAACATGCTAGGGTTGGCCAAGCGGCTTAAGGTAAAGATCCTGCAAGCCAGTACATCGGAGGTTTATGGAGACCCTGAGCTCCACCCACAGCCAGAGAGCTACAAGGGAAGTGTCAATACGACTGGGATCAGGGCATGCTATGATGAAGGAAAACGCTGTGCTGAGACCTTGTTCTTTGATTATCATAGACAGCATGGCGTGGATATCAAAGTGATGAGAATATTCAATACCTATGGCCCACGCATGCACCCCAATGACGGTAGAGTGGTAAGTAACTTTATCGTTCAAGCGCTCAAAGGAGAAGATATAACCATTTTTGGTGATGGGATGCAGACAAGAAGCTTTTGTTATGTGGAGGATCTTATCGAGGGGATGTACCGGCTGATGAATTCAAGAGATGGGTTTACAGGTCCCGTCAATATTGGCAATCCGGGAGAGTTTACGATGTTGGAACTTGCAGAACAGATACTCGATTTGGTAGGAAGCAGTAGTCGTCTCAAGTTCCTTCCTTTGCCGCAGGATGACCCTATGCAGCGCCAACCCATCATTCACATGGCCAAAAAGGAACTGGGTTGGGAGCCAAGGATACGCTTGAGAGAGGGCCTGATCGAAACCATCAATTACTTTGATAAAATCCTACAAGTGCCAGTATGA